From the Deltaproteobacteria bacterium genome, the window CTGCAGGCTATCGCCGATTGACTCGTGGCGGTTCGACGCAGCAGGCGAACCTCGCGGTGGCGCCGCAGTTTTCTTTTCAGCTCGTCAATCGTGTAGGATCGAACTGCAGCGTCATTCAATCCAATCCTACGGCCAAATTTCTCGATTTTCAGAGATAAATGAGGCTGGTGGACGCGCCCCTACATGGATCAAATCACTACGCGGGGCAACATCATCAACAACGCTTTCATGATCAAAGAGTCGCGGGCCGACCGCGGATTGTTGTTCATCACTCATCATCCTCATTAGTTCGTTCATTGACAGTGCAAATCGCTTCAAGCTAGATAGACTCTAGCAATTACTTTTTCTCAAGGACGGCATGTAACAGATGGCGATAAAATCTATTGGCATCGTCGGCTGCGGCGCGATCGGTAAGGCGCTCGTAAAAGCCGTGGAAGACGGCAAGTTGGCGGTGCGCGTTGCCGGCGTGACCAGTCGCACGGAAAAGAGCGCGCGGGAGTTTTTGGCGGCGTTCAAAAATCCGCCGGCGTATCTTTCGCTGGATGAACTTGTCGCTGCGTCGGATTTGCTCGTCGAAGCGGCGGGCGGGCATGTCGTTGCTGAATTGGCGCGGAAAGCTTTTGCGGCAGGGAAAGATTTGATGGTGATCAGCGTCGGTGCGTTGCTCGAATATCCCGAGGTCATGGCGGAGTCGCGGCGCACGGGTTGCCATTTATATGTTCCGTCGGGGGCGATCGCCGGATTGGACGGCATCAAGTCGGCGTGCGTCGGCCGGATCGATCACGTCACGCACACGACGCGCAAGCCGCCGCTGGGACTCGAAGGCGCGCCGTACTTGGTCGAGCGCGGCATCTCGTTGGCCGGCTTGCAGGAAGAGCGCGAGGTTTTTTCCGGCTCGGCGCGCGAAGCTTGCCGAGGTTTTCCGGCCAACGTCAACGTCACCGGCGCGGTGAGTTTGGCGGGCATCGGCCCGGATAAGACGCAGGTGCGGATACTCGCGGTGCCGGGGTTGCCGCGTAACTGCCA encodes:
- a CDS encoding aspartate dehydrogenase, translating into MAIKSIGIVGCGAIGKALVKAVEDGKLAVRVAGVTSRTEKSAREFLAAFKNPPAYLSLDELVAASDLLVEAAGGHVVAELARKAFAAGKDLMVISVGALLEYPEVMAESRRTGCHLYVPSGAIAGLDGIKSACVGRIDHVTHTTRKPPLGLEGAPYLVERGISLAGLQEEREVFSGSAREACRGFPANVNVTGAVSLAGIGPDKTQVRILAVPGLPRNCHDIDIEGEFGKLHVHIENIPSENPKTGKLTALSIIRAVQDVVDPVRIGN